The genomic DNA CACAGCTTCCTCACCCTCTGACACAGCACCCTCCCCCTCCGACACAGCACCCTCACCCTCCGACACAGCACCCTCGCcctccaacacatcatcctcaccACCCTGCAACACTGTACCCTCACCCTCCGACACAGCACCCTCCGGACCCTCCAATACAGTACCCTCACCCTCTGACATAGTACCCCCACCCTCCGACTCAGCACTCTCACCCAACAACACAGCACCCTCACCCTCCGACACAGCACCCTCACCACCCTCCGACACAGTACCCTCACCCTCCAACACAGTACCCTCACCCTCCAACACAGGATCCTCACCACCGTCCGACACAGCTCCCTCATCCTCTGACACAGTACCCTCACCCTCTGGCACAGCACCCTCACCACCCTCCGACACAGCACCCTCATTCTCCAGCACAGTACCGTCACCCTCCGACACAGTACCCTCACCACCCTCCAACACAGCACCCTCACCCTCTGACACAGCACCCTCAACACCCTCCGACACAgcaccctcaccaccctctgacacagcaccctcaccctccaacacagcaccctcaccttccaacccagcATCCTCACCACCCTCCGACAGAGCACCCTCACCCTCCGACAcagcaccctcaccctcctctgaCACAGCTTCCTCACCCTCTGACACAGCACCCTCACCCTCCGACACAGtaccctcaacctccaacgcaaCATCCGCGCCACCCTCCGAATCAGCACCCTCACCCTCCGACACAGCACCCTCCGGACCCTCCAATACAGTACCCTCACCCTCTGACACAGTACCCCCACCCTCCGACTCAGCACCCTCACCCAACAACACAGCACCCTCACCCTCCGACACAGCACCCTCACCACCCTCCGACACAGTACCCTCACCCTCCAACACAGTACCCTCACCCTCCAACACAGCATCCTCACCACCCTCCGACACAGCACCCTCACCCTCCAACACAGTACCCTCACCCTCCGATACAGTATTCCCACCCTCCGACACAGCACCCTCACCATATTCAGACACAGTACCCTCACCCTC from Chiloscyllium plagiosum isolate BGI_BamShark_2017 unplaced genomic scaffold, ASM401019v2 scaf_82342, whole genome shotgun sequence includes the following:
- the LOC122544884 gene encoding vegetative cell wall protein gp1-like, which codes for SDTAPSPSDTAPSPSDTAPSPSNTSSSPPCNTVPSPSDTAPSGPSNTVPSPSDIVPPPSDSALSPNNTAPSPSDTAPSPPSDTVPSPSNTVPSPSNTGSSPPSDTAPSSSDTVPSPSGTAPSPPSDTAPSFSSTVPSPSDTVPSPPSNTAPSPSDTAPSTPSDTAPSPPSDTAPSPSNTAPSPSNPASSPPSDRAPSPSDTAPSPSSDTASSPSDTAPSPSDTVPSTSNATSAPPSESAPSPSDTAPSGPSNTVPSPSDTVPPPSDSAPSPNNTAPSPSDTAPSPPSDTVPSPSNTVPSPSNTASSPPSDTAPSPSNTVPSPSDTVFPPSDTAPSPYSDTVPSPSGTAPSPPSDT